In Hydractinia symbiolongicarpus strain clone_291-10 chromosome 13, HSymV2.1, whole genome shotgun sequence, a single genomic region encodes these proteins:
- the LOC130624024 gene encoding uncharacterized protein LOC130624024 translates to MEKIPTTDDDLTVEYLNSVLTGFQTITSVTVKHPSTYGTTSTVRKIFLTYDIKKKNGGLSPASIVAKFGKPANEVLFNQSPEEDFLRNGEIYKKEVMINKFLNGRDIVPTVYYAICNDIQDFVMLMEDCSHKDDVKGKDQSIMNIVGVDEARLIIPKLARFHAEFYHRNSGSHISKGILGGNTDLFMKEKGLDWIPECFTVFYYVTFRTESSKVKELDEFTTTSDITIRKFAKRVDVMWHKAFDIMSGKLEKLSEIYAGYNIPDKMIAIKQGKRSVEENVYDSMKLFTEEAALTLLHGDFRSDNILVYENQIKFIDWQFARIGCGCFDLSAFISNSFDLKDLVDHEEELLELYVSVLQNNGCDWLSLSDIRRWYSHSMWISFKRALDFVVYVQQLSTGEAHNDVLKFKVLEEKMMQKLAVCVYRLYKNFYA, encoded by the exons ATGGAGAAGATACCCACAACAGATGATGATCTGACAGTCGAATACCTAAACTCTGTTTTAACTGGCTTCCAAACAATAACATCG GTGACAGTTAAACATCCAAGCACATATGGTACCACCTCTACagttagaaaaatatttctaacctatgacatcaaaaaaaagaatggtggATTATCTCCAGCCAGCATTGTAGCAAAATTTGGTAAACCAGCAAACGAGGTTCTATTTAATCAATCGCCAGAAGAAGATTTTCTGCGAAATGGAGAGATCTACAAGAAAGAAGTAATGatcaacaaatttttaaatggaaggGATATTGTACCAACGGTTTATTACGCCATTTGTAATGATATTCAAGATTTCGTCATGCTGATGGAGGATTGCTCGCATAAAGATGATGTCAAAGGAAAGGACCAATCGATTATGAACATAGTCGGCGTTGATGAG GCACGTCTCATCATTCCCAAGCTAGCACGATTTCATGCAGAATTTTACCATAGAAACAGTGGGTCGCATATATCTAAAGGTATTTTAGGTGGAAATACAGATTTGTTTATGAAAGAAAAGGGTTTAGATTGGATACCTGAATGTTTTACAGTCTTCTATTATGTTACATTTCGAACTGAAAGTTCTAAAGTTAAAGAGCTGGATGAATTCACAACAACCAGTGACATCACCATTCGTAAGTTTGCGAAAAGAGTTGATGTAATGTGGCATAAAGCATTTGATATAATGTCAGGCAAACTTGAAAAACTTTCAGAAATTTATGCGGGTTATAACATCCCAGACAAAATGATTGCAATTAAGCAAGGTAAAAGAAGTGTCGAAGAAAATGTTTACGACTCTATGAAATTATTTACAGAAGAAGCTGCCTTGACCCTCCTCCATGGTGATTTCCGATCTGATAATATTCTTGTTTACGAAAACCAAATTAAGTTTATAGACTGGCAGTTCGCCAGAATTGGATGTGGCTGCTTTGATCTATCTGCATTCATTTCAAATTCCTTTGACTTAAAAGATCTTGTTGACCACGAGGAAGAATTACTCGAATTGTATGTCAGTGTTTTGCAAAACAATGGATGTGATTGGTTAAGTTTGAGTGACATCAGGAGGTGGTATAGTCATTCAATGTGGATCTCCTTCAAACGAGCGTTGGATTTCGTAGTCTATGTGCAGCAATTATCGACTGGTGAAGCCCATAATGATGTTCTAAAATTCAAAGTATTAGAAGAAAAAATGATGCAGAAACTGGCCGTCTGTGTGTACAGGTTGTATAAGAACTTTTATGCTTAA
- the LOC130623889 gene encoding TNF receptor-associated factor 3-like: MAECNGGYDANFVTEVHDLLKCAVCQFVLKNPVIIVECGHRLCKECFENTKDYAILRGFDLLCPLDRNLIDKEKVYPDKGIERRILDLQVKCDNFDKGCAWRNELRQLQEHVNMECPFETITCHHDGCDERIMRGALPPHEEKCPMKEFNQTRRMKHLEITVVQIMERLKVCENQLKLYDQEKKDMSMLIKSKDEQLDILTANMKEKDLQLKETEENLQKNEDALDKIKKNMEKVSSKVSSNAERISAIGKDVQDNKRVEKIEKILDNHDKALDEVKTNFADVKICTIEKETAANEKIIRYCKPFEETLIKSNALIDGLKSEMKSIRILQETILVGYFEWHITNYHEIWLKDYRDYRESLPFSTLNGYSCYLSAVWQYEEVEAVGIYFHILLGERDCDLVWPFNLKVTFECCSVDNVKHKMSLQLDQSDVSWRKKPTEESQGRGFGFFNFLLKPDLDKCIIDDSITIKCYRETMHNN; this comes from the exons ATGGCTGAGTGCAATGGTGGATATGATGCTAACTTTGTGACAGAGGTACATGACCTATTGAAATGTGCTGTATGTcagtttgtgttaaaaaatccAGTAATTATTGTGGAGTGTGGACACAGACTTTGTAAAGAATGCTTTGAAAACACGAAAGATTATGCAATATTAAG AGGATTTGATTTGTTGTGTCCACTGGACAGAAATTTGATAGATAAAGAAAAG GTTTATCCAGATAAAGGCATTGAAAGAAGGATCTTGGATTTACAAGTAAAATGTGATAACTTTGATAAGGGATGCGCATGGAGGAATGAATTACGACAGTTGCAG GAACATGTGAATATGGAATGTCCATTTGAAACAATCACTTGCCATCATGATGGATGTGACGAAAGAATTATGAGAGGTGCACTTCCACCACACGAGGAAAAGTGTCCCATGAAG GAATTTAATCAAACGCGAAGAATGAAGCATTTAGAAATTACTGTTGTGCAAATCATGGAAAGACTGAAAGTATGTGAGAATCAGTTAAAATTGTATgatcaagaaaaaaaagatatgtcaaTGTTAATAAAATCTAAAGATGAGCAGTTGGATATCCTGACTGCaaatatgaaagaaaaagaTTTGCAATTGAAAGAGACGGAAGAAAATTTACAAAAGAACGAAGATGCAttggataaaataaaaaagaacatggAAAAAGTAAGTAGCAAAGTAAGTAGTAACGCAGAAAGAATTAGCGCTATTGGAAAGGATGTCCAGGATAACAAGAGGGTTGAAAAAATCGAGAAAATATTGGACAATCACGACAAAGCCTTGGATgaagtaaaaacaaattttgcagATGTTAAAATATGTACTATCGAAAAAGAAACTGCGGCCAATGAGAAAATCATTCGATATTGTAAACCCTTTGAAGAAACACTAATAAAGTCAAATGCCTTAATAGATGGTTTAAAAAGTGAAATGAAATCTATACGTATTTTACAAGAAACTATACTTGTGGGTTACTTCGAATGGCATATCACAAACTACCACGAAATATGGTTAAAAGATTATAGAGATTATAGAGAGAGTTTACCTTTCTCAACGTTAAATGGTTATAGCTGTTATTTGTCTGCTGTGTGGCAATATGAAGAAGTAGAAGCTGTTGGAATTTATTTTCATATACTATTAGGTGAGAGAGATTGCGATCTTGTTTGGCCATTCAATTTGAAAGTCACCTTTGAGTGTTGTAGCGTGGACAATGTTAAACATAAAATGTCTCTTCAACTTGACCAGTCAGACGTTTCGTGGAGAAAAAAACCGACTGAAGAATCACAAGGACGGGGTTTCgggtttttcaactttttgctAAAACCAGATCTTGATAAATGCATAATCGATGATAGCATTACAATTAAATGCtatagagaaacaatgcataATAATTAG